The window GCCGCCCACGGGGAGCACCTCGCCCAGCAGGGAAAGCTCGCCCGTGGAGGCCACGTCCTGGCGAGCGGGGCGTCCGGTGAGCAATGAAAGCAGGGCAAGCGTGATAGCCATGCCCGCAGACGGTCCCTCTTTGGACACGGCTCCGGCCGGAATGTGGACGTGGATGTCGGCGGTGCTGTAAAAAATCGGATCAATCGCATATTCCCGGGCATGGCTACGGATGTAGCTCAAGGCGGTCTGGGCGGATTCGCGCAGTATCTCTCCCAGAGAGCCGGTCAGGAAGAGCTGCTTGTTGCCGTGCATGGCCGCCGCTTCCACAAAAATTATCTCCCCGCCATTTTCGGTCCAGACCAGACTGGTGGCCAGACCCACCTTGGGATTGGCCTGTGCCGCCGTAGCCGCAAAAGGCGGCGGTCCCAGGAGTTGAACCACGGTGTCCACATCAACGGACACGGCTTGATCCTTGCCGTTGGTCAGTACGCGCCTGGCCAGCTTGCGGCACAGGGAAGCCAGTTGTTGCCGCAGTCCGCGCAGCCCTGCCTCGCGGGTGTATCCACCCACGATCAGTTCCACAGCCGCCGGGGAAAGCGTGACCAATCGGTCGTCCAGCCCATGCTGGGCGAGTTGGTCAGGGACCAGATGGTTGGCGGCGATGTAGCGCTTTTCCTGAGGGGTGTAGCTGGAAAACTCGATGACTTCGAGCCGGTCCCGGAGCGGAGCGGGCAGCCGTTCCACCGTGTTGGCCGTACAGATGAACAGCACGCCGGAGAGGTCAAAGGGCAACCCCATGTAGTTGTCCACAAACGCGTGGTTCTGTTCAGGGTCGAGCATCTCCAGGAGCACGGCCGTGGCATCGCCCTGGAAGTTCTGAATCGCCTTGTCCACCTCGTCCAGCAGGATGACCGGGTTTTTGGACTGCACCTTGCGAATGCCTTGCAGAATGCGGCCTGGCATGGCTCCGACATAGGTTCTTCGATGGCCGCGCAATTCGGCTTCGTCGCGCAGACCCGCCAGGGAGAGGCGGAAGAACTTCCGGCCCATGGCTTCAGCAATGGCCTTGCCTATGGAGGTTTTGCCTAAGCCCGGGGGACCGGTGAAACAAAGCACCGGGCCATGCAGATGTTGCGCCCGCAAGCTTTGCTTATAGAGGTCGGATACGTATTGCCGCAGTTTGGTCAGGTTCACGGGTTTGCCGAGGTATTGGTCCGCTCCCCGGCGCATGGCGGCCACCGCGGTCTTCACAGTGGCGTAGCCGGTGAGCATGATCACCTTGGTGTCCGGCCAGCGCTGCCGCAAAACCTGCAACAGCTCCATACCGTCCATTCCTTCCATCTTGAGGTCGGAAACAACGACGTCGGCCGGTTTCTTTTCCATGGCGGCCACGGCTTCAAGCCCGTTGCCCACGGCTTGCACCTCGTACCCGTCCGCTTCGAAAACGATGCTCAGATTTTCCCTGGCGATTTGTTCGTCGTCCACGAGGAGAATGCGCGGTGTGTGAACGCCCCGAAGACTTTTTACCGCCAAGAATTCCAGAATGCGGTCCTTAACCCGTTGAAGTCCGTGGTGGCGGGCGTTGAGCACTTCTTCGGCGCGGAGGATGTCCAGGTCGTCGCGGGTGGTTTTGTCCCAGGGCAGTGAGAGGATGTACTCCAAATAGTTCCAACTGATGGAGTATTCCGGAGAGGCCGGGTCCATGGCGTCGAGTCTGTCGCATTCGGCCAGTGCCGCTTCGAGCGGTTCGGTAGGGAGTCCCGCAGACTCGACACGCTCCCGGAGTGAGTCGTGTGCGGAAGGGGTAACCGTTTTAGGAACTTCCTTCGGTTTTTTAGATCGTTCCTGCCTCGTCCCGGCAGGCGGTTGCGATTGCTTTTTGCCGAACCATCCCAGCATAGGTGTTTGCCTCCAACAGTGATGACTGCCCGGTTCATGGCGGGGCAGCGGCCGCAGCAGCACGGAATTCCAACATACCACGCCGTCAAGAGGTTGTTAAGGTTGCAGATCGCAACGCGAACTTCTCTCGCGTTGGATTGGGACACTTTGGGCAATGAAAGAACACGTTGCGAACTGCGGAATCCTTTTTCCCGTCGGGATCGGGCCGTGGAAAAAGAGCCTTTGCGGGGGCGCATTCCGTGTCCGCAGGCAGGGTGAATGCTTTCCGGCAGGGCATGTTGCGTTGTTCTTTGTTGCAGGACGTTGCAATGTGCAACATGGAGTCGTGGCCACGGAGCCGCGCTGGTGTTGCCGTTTGAAGACCGATTAGAACAGCGGTGTTGCAAAATGCATCGTTTGGAGGGACATTTTTGTGGGGCGTGTCGTTTTCTTTATGTTTTATCAGTAGGTTAAGATGCTGTTACGTTTTGGCATGCGTCTTGATTAACTCCTGGCAGCAAGAGGCAACATCTCCAACCTTTAGCGCTAAGGAGTGACGCATGACCCTCTTCAGTGGAGTGAAAAAAGCGGTGGATACGTATTACGATGCTGCATCCATGAAGCATTGCAACACTTGTCACGTGGGGGCATGGGTTGTCTGTCGCGAAGCCTACCTCATTGAGAAATCGGGAGAACATTCGATGAAGACATTTTTCAAACGGTTTGGCCGGAACCGCAAGGAAATGGTCACCGAAGCGCCCCTGACCACCGAAGCCGTTCGCTGTGATCAGCCTGAGTGCAAAATTCTCGTTGTGTGCCGTGGGCGGAGCTTCTCACGCGGCATTGCCGATTATGCCATCTCCATGGCGAGCAAAACCCGCAGCTCCCTTGTGGCGTTGAACCTGGACGAGTCCGGGCGGGATTTTGCAGCGTTTTCCGATGAAGCGAGAAAGAATATTGAGTATTTTTCCTGCAAGGCATCGGATGCGGGACTGAACTTCAGCCACGAAGTACGGCAGGGCAAAGAGGGTACTGTGGTGGCCCAACTGCATGAGAAGGAACCGTTCCGCTACGTCATGGACGATTCCGCAGCCGTCTGCCAGAGCCGGAGCACCATTCCCGTCTACACGCGAGCGACGTTGCAGGCCAAATAGCAATGCGCCGGCAACGTCGCAAACATGCCTGAAGGATATACTATGACGCCTGAAATTATAACGGTAATTGCCGTGCTCGCTCTTGCTGTGCTGTTGTTCATCTTCGAATGGGTTCGCGTGGACGTGGTCGGCATCATCATGATGGTCATCCTGCCCCTGCTCGGGTTGGTAACCCCACAGGAAGCCATCAGCGGCCTATCCAGCAACGCGGTCGTGTCCATTATCGCGGTCATCATCATCGGCGCGGGGTTGGATAAGACCGGCGTGATGAACACCATGGCCCGAGTCATCCTGCGGTTCGCCGGGAAAAGCGAATCTCGGATCATGACCTTGATCTCCGGAACCGTGGCCGTCATATCCGGATTTATGCAGAACATCGGCGCGGCCGCGCTCTTTTTGCCTGCGGCCAAGCGGATCGGCAACCAGACCGGCGTTCCGGTCGGACGGCTGCTCATGCCCATGGGGTTCTGCGCCATCATCGGCGGGTGTCTGACCTTGGTCGGCTCCAGTCCGTTGATTTTGCTCAACGATCTGATGGTGGTCGGAGGCACCAAGTACGAGTCTTTCGGCTTGTTCAGCGTCACTCCGATCGGCCTGCTGCTGATTGGAGCCGCACTGGTTTATTTCATTCTCTTCGGCCGGTTCATTCTTCCCACCCGTTCCGAGGAGGAAAGCTCCGGTCCCATGTCTTCCGTCCTTACGGCTACTTACGATAATATCGGCTCGCTCTACGAGCTGCATGTACCCGCGGGTTGGAAGAACGATGCCTCATTGCGGTCCTTGGATCTGCGCCCCATTTATTTCTGCACCCTGGTGGCCCTTTCCCGCGATAACGGCCAGACGCAGATATTCGCTCCTTCACCGGATGAGGTCATCCGCCCTGGCGACCATCTCGTGATGGTCGGGCCAGAGGAGTTTGTCGAACACATGGCCAATGATCTTGGCTGGGCGATGCAACCTGAGCTGACCACCTTTGCCGAAGCCATGTCGCCGAACAACGCGGGAATCCTGGAGGGTATCGTCACTCCCCGGTCCGAGTTCATGGGCAAAACCCTTGCCGAACTTCGCATCCGCGAACGGTTCCAGGTTTCCCCTCTGGCTATTTTCCGTGGGGACAAGATTTTTGTCAGCGGGTTGAGCGACATCGTCATCGAGGCCGGTGACGCTCTGCTGCTGCATGGTCGCTGGGAAGTGTTCCACATGATCAAGGGACTGCCCGACCTGGTTTTCACCGAAGAGGTCAAGGGTGAGCTGTTGCGCACGGAGAAAGCCAAGCTGGCCTTGCTTTGGCTGGCGGTTTCCCTGGCGCTGATCCTCGGCTTTCACATCCAGCTTTCCATTGCGTTGCTCACGGGCGCGTTGGGCATGGTGCTGACCAGAGTCCTTACCATTGACGAGGCCTATCAGTCCGTGGACTGGATGACCGTGTTTCTGCTCGGCGGACTCATTCCCCTGGGCATGGCCTTTGAGAACACCGGAGCCGCAAAATATATTGCGGATTCCATCATGGCGACCCTGGGGACACCGACCCCCGTGGTTCTGCTTACGGTCATTGGCATCCTGACCTCCTTCTTCACCCTGGTGGCCTCCAACGTGGGCGCGACGGTTTTACTGGTTCCGCTGTCCATGAACATGGCCCTGGGGGCCGGAGTGGATCCGCGGGTGGCCGCCTTGACTGTGGCCGTGGCCGCGTCCAACACCTTTGTATTGCCCACCCACCAGGTCAACGCGCTGATCATGCGTCCCGGAGGGTATCGGACCATTGACTATGTGCGGAGCGGCGTCGGCATGACCGTAATCTACATGGTCGTCATGATCGCCGCACTGATGCTGTTCTACTAAAACCGTGGCGGGGTGCCGGGTCTCTCCGGCATCCCTTTTCGATATCAAGGACACCGTCTCCAACAGATTACGAGATTCACTCTTTCTGGATGCGACGCCCCGTGCGTGGCGGGATCTCCCGCCCCGGCAGGGCTTGCGTCTTGTTTGCGTTCAAGGAGAACACAATGAAAACACCGCTGGCTAGACTGTTTGCACAAACGTTTTTGGGCAACGCCCCCGGCTGGTACAAGCTTACGCTGCTTTGTTTCCTGGTGGTCAACCCGATTCTGGTGCTGACGGCGGGAACCTTTGTCGCGGGCTGGGCGCTCATCGCCGAGTTCATCTTCACGCTGGCCATGGCGTTGAAGTGTTATCCTCTGCCTGCCGGAGGGTTGCTGGCTATCGAAGCGGTCATCATGGGCATGACCTCGACCGAAACCGTGTACCATGAAGCGCTCAAAAATTTTGAGGTCATTCTCCTGCTGATC of the Paucidesulfovibrio gracilis DSM 16080 genome contains:
- a CDS encoding S16 family serine protease, which codes for MLGWFGKKQSQPPAGTRQERSKKPKEVPKTVTPSAHDSLRERVESAGLPTEPLEAALAECDRLDAMDPASPEYSISWNYLEYILSLPWDKTTRDDLDILRAEEVLNARHHGLQRVKDRILEFLAVKSLRGVHTPRILLVDDEQIARENLSIVFEADGYEVQAVGNGLEAVAAMEKKPADVVVSDLKMEGMDGMELLQVLRQRWPDTKVIMLTGYATVKTAVAAMRRGADQYLGKPVNLTKLRQYVSDLYKQSLRAQHLHGPVLCFTGPPGLGKTSIGKAIAEAMGRKFFRLSLAGLRDEAELRGHRRTYVGAMPGRILQGIRKVQSKNPVILLDEVDKAIQNFQGDATAVLLEMLDPEQNHAFVDNYMGLPFDLSGVLFICTANTVERLPAPLRDRLEVIEFSSYTPQEKRYIAANHLVPDQLAQHGLDDRLVTLSPAAVELIVGGYTREAGLRGLRQQLASLCRKLARRVLTNGKDQAVSVDVDTVVQLLGPPPFAATAAQANPKVGLATSLVWTENGGEIIFVEAAAMHGNKQLFLTGSLGEILRESAQTALSYIRSHAREYAIDPIFYSTADIHVHIPAGAVSKEGPSAGMAITLALLSLLTGRPARQDVASTGELSLLGEVLPVGGIREKLMAAQVSGLSVVILPQGCAPRVQSLGKDVVGNLDIRFVSTINEAADIALCDTAIPDRTA
- a CDS encoding universal stress protein is translated as MTLFSGVKKAVDTYYDAASMKHCNTCHVGAWVVCREAYLIEKSGEHSMKTFFKRFGRNRKEMVTEAPLTTEAVRCDQPECKILVVCRGRSFSRGIADYAISMASKTRSSLVALNLDESGRDFAAFSDEARKNIEYFSCKASDAGLNFSHEVRQGKEGTVVAQLHEKEPFRYVMDDSAAVCQSRSTIPVYTRATLQAK
- a CDS encoding SLC13 family permease; the encoded protein is MTPEIITVIAVLALAVLLFIFEWVRVDVVGIIMMVILPLLGLVTPQEAISGLSSNAVVSIIAVIIIGAGLDKTGVMNTMARVILRFAGKSESRIMTLISGTVAVISGFMQNIGAAALFLPAAKRIGNQTGVPVGRLLMPMGFCAIIGGCLTLVGSSPLILLNDLMVVGGTKYESFGLFSVTPIGLLLIGAALVYFILFGRFILPTRSEEESSGPMSSVLTATYDNIGSLYELHVPAGWKNDASLRSLDLRPIYFCTLVALSRDNGQTQIFAPSPDEVIRPGDHLVMVGPEEFVEHMANDLGWAMQPELTTFAEAMSPNNAGILEGIVTPRSEFMGKTLAELRIRERFQVSPLAIFRGDKIFVSGLSDIVIEAGDALLLHGRWEVFHMIKGLPDLVFTEEVKGELLRTEKAKLALLWLAVSLALILGFHIQLSIALLTGALGMVLTRVLTIDEAYQSVDWMTVFLLGGLIPLGMAFENTGAAKYIADSIMATLGTPTPVVLLTVIGILTSFFTLVASNVGATVLLVPLSMNMALGAGVDPRVAALTVAVAASNTFVLPTHQVNALIMRPGGYRTIDYVRSGVGMTVIYMVVMIAALMLFY